The following are encoded in a window of Mustela nigripes isolate SB6536 chromosome 1, MUSNIG.SB6536, whole genome shotgun sequence genomic DNA:
- the LOC132027433 gene encoding small ribosomal subunit protein uS8-like, which translates to MEQVVALGPFPSELLDRNAAAPHRVVVTTQHLSGAVCRNVMADAVRSSNNAGKRGRLQLLSRPGSKVISWFLAVMTRPGCIGEFEIIDDHRAGKISVNLIGRLNECGVISPRSDVQLKDLEKWQANLLPSCQFGFIVLTASAGIMDPKGARQKHRGGKILGFFF; encoded by the exons ATGGAGCAAGTAGTGGCCCTTGGGCCTTTCCCATCAGAGTTGCTGGACAGAAATGCAGCTGCACCCCACAGAGTAGTTGTCACCACCCAGCATTTGTCTGGGG CGGTGTGCAGGAATGTCATGGCAGATGCTGTGAGGAGCAGTAACAATGCTggaaagagaggcagactccAGCTTCTTAGTAGGCCGGGCTCCAAAGTCATCTCCTGGTTTCTGGCCGTGATGACGAGGCCTGGTTGCATTGGTGAATTTGAAATCATTGATGATCACAGAGCAGGGAAAATTTCTGTGAACCTCATAGGCAGGTTAAACGAGTGTGGAGTGATCAGCCCGAGATCTGATGTACAACtgaaagatctagaaaaatgGCAGGCTAACCTGCTCCCATCCTGCCAGTTTGGTTTCATTGTCCTGACAGCCTCCGCTGGCATCATGGATCCTAAAGGAGCAAGACAAAAACACAGAGG